The sequence below is a genomic window from Falco rusticolus isolate bFalRus1 chromosome 8, bFalRus1.pri, whole genome shotgun sequence.
ACTGGCTCAGCAGTACCATAAACCGCTGCAGGAGTGGAGTCTGAGGAGATGCCCCCGGAGGTAACGCAGAGAGCGGGTGCCACCACGGGGGAACTGCAGCAGCGCGAGTACGTTAACCTGTTTGCTGGCGCAAGGAGGGTAGTGTCCCTGGCAGCAAACCATGGAAGTCAGTTGTACTAATTTATTTCCTACCACAATTAAACTGGAATCATCATATGATAGGAAGAAGGTTTAAGGgtatttttcctgcctttctttaATTCATAGTACTTAAAGTGTCATTGCTTTTTCACactcatggtaaaaaaaaaaaaaaaaaaaaaagtgaagtcatggctgaagtgttttaaaaatgttgctcCTGTAGTGCtaacattctctttttttcatcagtCTTCTATGCCCGTTTTTGTTGTATCTTGCTATAAGAATACTGCAGAATTAGAGGAGAAACACAGGCTTTCTGTGCTGATCAAGCTTAGTTCATACCTGATGCTTCGCAGAAAGCAGTTAGTGTATGACAGTGGCTGATTTGCAAGCTCAAAAGACTATCAgtacttggggggggggggggggggggaaactTGGATGCGAAGGGCACGTCTTCAGCCAAGCAGCTACAGACAACCTGATAGAAgtgctgactttttttaattctaaagaaTCTTGCTACAATTCAGATTACTAGAGCTGGGAATGGGAATAAACAATGATTTGGGGAGTGTAAGACATACTTACAGAAAAGCCACAGGAGAGGCATTATAATGGGATTTTACTGCTAGTTAGATTATTCTCTCTATTTAGGTGTGAACGTGGTCCATCTGTGCGTGAAAGTTTCAGTTGTAAAACTTCAGTCTGTGCGGGAATATTGTGTTTTTTTGACTTTGAGCTCCCAGCTCAGGGTTATTCTGTGGAATTTATCCTGGAGAACAGAGCTGTTGTAAACACACAGAATTAAGCTGCAGGATTTCAATTTTTTTGCAGGAGAGGTCTCCTAGAGTTGCCTGGTGAAAACCATGCCTCAGAGGGCATTACCTAATTGTTCACAGCACTGAACAATTCTAGTCTCCCAGTCTAtgggaaaactgcaaaatatatgATATTTCAGGGACCTAAACTAATAAATTACTTACTAGTTCGAATTGCAAACAGGGCTTTGCAGGAATCCTGCGTATAGGAAATGGCAGGAAGAGAGTGATCTATAAAACAACGGGAATAGGAAACCTGCCAATGACAAAAGCCTTTCAGGGGAAAGTCAAGATTCACTGCTGCGCATGCGGAGGACTGAGGAAGGGCTACCTTTGGGGGTGGCTGTAGCTGCAGGGAAGGAATGTGTGATGAGGAGAGGGGTTAGAGATGGGAGAACAATTGCTGTGCCTAGTTCTGCTGAATAAAGGATTCCCTTCTcaagagggaaggggaagaaaaaaagttaatcaTAGTCATGGGAAGGGTCACATCTGCCTCAGCTCTTGGAAGACTGCAGGAGAAACATGGAGGAAGCACCAGATCTTTGTGGGAAACACCAGCTGAGATTTCAGTATGGTAAGCCAGTCGgtggcagcacagctgaagcTCTTTGACAGCAGTGGTTTGTCAACAGAGACAGAGCTCCCTTCTTTTTGCAGACTGTAGTAATAAAGATTGTGCCTCCTGATCTGTGTGCCTTTGCTGTCACAGCTCCAACAGCCAGtagctcctcttcctccttgaGAAAAGGCTCTACCTGCTGTGTTGATTGATTGAACCTCACTGGAGACAGAGACAGATTTAACACTGACTGGAGGGCTTCTCTTCCTAAGTATAACTAGATAGAGATAGCCTTAAAACAAGTTTCAGAGTTTAGATTTGCAGAGGGAGAATGCAAAACAGGGAAACCCCTGCATTGTTGGGGTGGGAGCAGTGTTGTGACAGTATAAAAgaattgctttaattaaaattctctgAGGACAGGAAATCCTTCTTTCAGAGCACAGCCCACACCGtgttttgctgctctgtgcagcgCCTGGGAGCACAGCGGCAGTTGCCACTGCAGCGGTAACTGCTGGACAGGGCAGGTGCTGCAGTGCTCACTTCTGAAGGCCCCAGGGAcggagcaagcagctgcaggtaCTGTAAGGTCAGTACCTACCCGTCACGTTCCTGCTTCACTCTCTCCAAAGAAAAGTCTCAATGAcagtctattaaaaaatattgtggGGCCATGCTAGGGGATGCAGGGGTACTGTTCTCCAAGGGAATCCTGTTCTCATGGccctgagaagaaaaaaattgagaatCCCATATTCAAAGGAACAGTGATTTTATCATCCTTAGATCTACTTACCCCTTTCTGTAACCACAAGGCAATATGAGCAAACCGCCGTTATCATCCGTTTGTGTGTTATGTGTATGTTTTTCCAACACATAATCTTCACTGTAGCACTTGTAAGAACATTTTAGACTAATGGCAGGTGGAACTGCCACAACTGTATTCCACTGTGACAGGAGAAAATgcaagtatgtattttaaagcctttataaatcatttaaaaataacagtaatgtGCATTGGAACGTACTTTTTCTCAGGTAAAAACAAACTGAGAAACCATAAATTCAATTagattattaatttaaattagattaatttaaattacaCTTTAAAAGGGAAGACTTTCAACTcagaaaagccatttctgtacaaatggaaatttttgttgttgcGGCTATTAAGCTTCAAAGACAGTACTtctagtttttctttaaaagaaacagaaaggggGGTGTGTGGAAGTTTTGCTGATAGCAGTTCTCCTTTTACTCTGGGTTACTTGCTTCTGTATGgcaaaggaacaagaaaagggacaaaaatactcaaaagaaattaacagCATAGAAAACTAATTATCTAGACACCTTAAACAACTCAGACAtgttcagcaacagaaatgtaAGTCATTTTCAAACTAGCTGCATTTCAGTTATAGCTATTCAAACAGCGTATTCCAAAAGATGAAGAATTCTGGTTATAAAATGCATTGTTTGATATACATTATGTAAATCAAGTTTGTGATACTTGGTTCCAACCAGAATCAAATAAAAGTCCAGACCAGAGTGACTGTGCTTCTGCAGTGCGGAGCTGTCAGCCGTGTCACAGCTGTGGTGTCTGGCTTAATCACCGGCATTGCTTCGGAAACGTAAACTGGCTGTGCAACAGTTTTCAAGCATGAATGGTGttgtaaagcaaaacagagttCATCTCAGACTGAGTAACCTTTGCTCTGGTTCACAGGAATCATGTATCGCAAATCCTGCGCATCTTCGGCAGCGTGTCTGATAGCCTCTGCTGGGTACCAGTCCTTTTGCTCTCCAGGGAAGGTGAACTCTGTTTGCATCAGCTGCTGCAACACTCCACTCTGCAACGGGCCCCGGCCGAAGAAGAGAGGGAATTCTGGCGCGGTGCCGAGGGCACATGCGATAACTACAGTTCTGCTCCTGAAATTGGCTCTGTTGGTTTTCTATTGCTAAACTTCAAGGAAGTTTTTTGCCCTGACACGGTTTGTTCTGTCTCCTCCTTTCTTCAAAGacactgcaggttttttccaaataatttgtttccAAATCCCTGTCAACAAGCGAAGGAAGTTCAGTGGTTGTGGGGAGAGAGGGGCTGATATTTTTGGCAGCTACTGAATTCAGTTAGCAGATTGATTTCCAGTGTGCAACCTAAAAATCCCAGTAGCAGGATACAGAACTCCTGCTCTTTTTGCATAACTGGAAACAAATCCATCTGTGTTACTCCGTTTAAGATGTAGTCAATTCCTCGGTCATTTTAATTTCCATGTTTTTAAGTTCATCGCTAATCATTAACTTTGCCTTATGAAGTCACACTCGATGTTCACAAAGGCCATTTTATGCATCTGGACTGGGCTCCGAGTTGGGCTCTAGTGGCA
It includes:
- the LYPD1 gene encoding ly6/PLAUR domain-containing protein 1 isoform X2 codes for the protein MQGGKGLGLQIQCYQCEEFQLNNDCSAPEFIVNCTVNVQDMCQKEVMEKSFGIMYRKSCASSAACLIASAGYQSFCSPGKVNSVCISCCNTPLCNGPRPKKRGNSGAVPRAHAITTVLLLKLALLVFYC
- the LYPD1 gene encoding ly6/PLAUR domain-containing protein 1 isoform X1 — protein: MRLFLVAATFWGLCLAPGLGLQIQCYQCEEFQLNNDCSAPEFIVNCTVNVQDMCQKEVMEKSFGIMYRKSCASSAACLIASAGYQSFCSPGKVNSVCISCCNTPLCNGPRPKKRGNSGAVPRAHAITTVLLLKLALLVFYC